In Papaver somniferum cultivar HN1 chromosome 9, ASM357369v1, whole genome shotgun sequence, the genomic stretch AAGtttgaaagttgttttcttcCAGTGGTGTCAGGTGTGCAAGTAAGTAGGTAAATAATACTAAATCTCCTAGTGGACTTTGCAAGGGCATAAGCATGGACAAGGAAGGATTGAACATCTCCATTTTCGTTATATTTCAACTATATTAAGTCCCCTATAGCTAAGGATAAGGGGATTATTCCAGGTGCAAAAATATTATATTCGGATGCAAACCAAACACAACAAAGCAAAGGGCCAATACAAACAGATGCACAAGATTCTCATGAGGAGCTGaacaaagaaagagaaaaaaacgaGAGAGAGAGCAGACAAAAGTGAAACAAGTGAGAATATCCACTTTCCAGTTTGAGATTGTTGTCAGTTTTTACAAAAACGATTTTACAACTTCCACAATGTTCGGGACTTTTGTGCACTGCAATtctttttcatcatcatcatataaagACTAAACAAGAAGGGCTGAAACAGTGAAGGGAATGTATTTGCTCTTTCTACTTTCTTTTTTGTCCTGTTTTTCAATTAACTTGTTTTGGGTCAACACAATTTATAAAAAGGCTCAGTAAGCACAAGAATCGAAATCTATATCTTGTACCTCAGGTCGTCCTTTGCCGCACTCTTCTTCCACTGGTATCCCCACCGTCTGAGAGCTGGGCCCAAACACTTCGGCTCTTTCCACCCCCACTGCTGCATTCCTCTTCACACCCAGCTACAGTCTTCAGGATTTCTGACTGCAACGCTGGGCAATTCTCTTTGAGATACTCAAACCCATCCGATCTCATTATAGCTGCATAAGAAAGCGGCATTTGAGGCATTACAAATATGGCAGAGGAAGTAACAGTTGCTAAATAGATAGATAGAAAGCATAAGTTTTACTAAACCAAAACTCTGAAAATGAATAAGCAACAaacttacctaaaaatgaaaaaacttACAATCATAATCAcatatttcttttttttgcttACAACTATGATACAGAATGTTTACTTTATCAGCCAACCAGTcaaaacaatttttccacttaGCTAGTAAAACCAGGCAGCCAGCGATGTTGCATCGCAGGGTTACGAAACTAACACAAGCCGcttatcagaaaaataaaaaaataaaaaattgtaatcATGCGACTGAGGAATGCATCCGctataatgactaaacaacccttgtTGTTGAAATAACTAAATTTCATGCCTCGTAAAAGAGAAGATAGCAACATTTAGACAAGGATAGAACTGGAAAATAGGCAAATCCTGACCAGAATCTAGAAGAGAAAGTATATTATGATACAGTAAAATCTCCATATAAGAGTACTCAAAACTTCAAGTCCCAACTTGGTCTAACATTTGTAAAAGTAACCTTTCTATCAGAACAGTTTGCACAGTTTCCCGGGGCTACTCTTATATAGAAGTTTTCTGTATTAGCCATCAAATTGTGAAGATTTTCCGAGCCAGCTTTCATTTTAAGTCGCATTAGGATTCTAAGAAACATATTATAATCGAGGCTCACTGCTACAGTAAGTATCCAATTCAAGACTTTTAGAGAAGTTCGTTAAGCATGCCACACTAGTGGAGACATTTATTCTGGAAGTGGAAAAAACTTGGACTCTAGGTAACATGGACGTGATGAGTTATATACACACACATACATATGGCTTTAGGGTTAGTAGATTCAACCTATATAACCTCATTATCCAATATGTCTAATTCAAAAAGCACACCTGAATTAACCAAAGCACTTGGTACCCCTTGGATGCTTTTGAGTTTATCTCATAAATCAGACACCCAAAGTCAGAGGAAGGGATGGCTTTCAATTTATCGACCAATGTGAAGACGGACATTAGCACGTGACAACATATAATTGTTTATGGAGAACAAACAAATTATGTGTGGATAGAGATTCGAAAAAAGTGCTCATCATGATAAATGGATATAACAGTAAATATAGGTTGATAAATGGATATAACAGTAAATACATGTTTAACAGTACAAGTATTTTTGAAACTGAGCACTGTACATGATTATTAATGTAAAGGTGCATAAAGGTTATGATTTAttatatttagttttttttttcctcacacaGGCTAATCTGTTAATGTAATCTTGAAAATTGAAACTTGTGTCTTTGCTTCGCAAGATAAATACTAGATAAAGGAGAAATGCCTAAACTAAAGCTAACAAGTATACCTGCTAAATTTTCAGCAGCAAATTTTAGGCAGGCAGCTTTTAATTCCGCAGCTTGATAGCGATCAGCCAATGCAAGCATTCTCGCAACAGAACCTATGGATATATCCTTGCAAAGATAGGACTCGCACATTAGTCTAAGTCTAATCAGACCATACTTGTCTGCAGCAGCTAATATCTTGGCAATCAATGTGTCAGATACAGAAAATTCACAAGATGAACTTGATGCTAACAATTCCTCATCTTCGACAAGAGTATCTCGGTATATAAAGTGCAACATAGCCTGTCAACAACATACAACATAAAACttaacaaaagaaacaagaatAAATAGGGATACATACAATGATAATTATGTAAACCTACAGATATAAACTCTGAAAATAAGAAAGCCCGCATGGGAATGCCTAGAATATTTTCACCTTAAAGACCTTAGGTTCCAGCTCCGTAACAACAATCTCCtgcttattttcttctaaatcatcgaaGAACTCGGCTCGCAATGCAGGAGAACGAGCCGCCAATACCAACTTATGAGCATGGAATTTCTCTCCCGACACATCAAATACAATATCTGAACCATCCTTGTTATCCAGTAGCATACCAAAATGGGATCCAATATCAGATTCTGGGACTACAATAGAGGGTAACCTCGAGGGGTCGACTTTTGATACCACTACACCAACAGTGCAATTAATTTTCAGGCAATCATCCTTAAGAAAATCAGATGTTTCAAGCATAGCTCGTCTAAAAAAGCGTTTATAACCCCTGAAAAAGAAATGGCACGACAAAGTATGCTGGTTTAGAGGAGATTAATGCATCAGCTTGTATTAGCAATGATTCAACAATTGCGCCAAGATACAGAAATCAGCACGACATTCACCAGTCCTCATTTAAAAGGCGTCAAATTCATCAAAAGTGGGTGTATATATAGCCTTTGCTTAATCTGCACTTGTGTGTGTGCATCCAAGAATAACTTCACTGTTTCAAATTGTATGACTGTTTACGCTAAGTGACGAGGCAGAAAGTAAAGAAGCTAAGCAATGGTAGGTACTGTATATTCCAAATAGCACACAATAATTAAAAATAGTTGGCAGATAAGCATGTATACTATGTCTTCCATTTCTAAAGCATTCATTTCCTTTTTTTCTCAAATTTAAAAGTGACTTCAGGCATTGTAACAAATAAGTAGTAACAACATTGAATCAATGGACTAAATTATACTAATGCAATATAATTGAGGTTATAAAAAATAGATAAACTACATTGAAGGATATGAAAGGAACAAAAACAAGCATACCACATACTCCCTCGATACTTCAACGTATAAGGTCCGCTTTCTAAAGACCGATCAAAATGACTATGAACCTTATGTTTTTCTTTCCCGCTTTGATCAACCAAAGTCAGCTCAAAAAGAGCTCTCACATCAGCTCCTTCACTCGCTAACGCAATGAAAACAGAAACATAAGACGAATTATCCTCTGGATTTTTCCCATCAGGATAAAAATATATCGCCCATTGATAACCTCCAACTGTGAAATTCTCACTTGCTATATGTTTACCAATTCCCATTCCCTTCGCTAGCGAATACCCTTGTATAACAAATTTATGAGATCCATTTACAGTTTCTGTAACAGACCTTGAACTCGTTGGAGAAATTTGTAAATTCCTTTCGTTTATTACACTTTCCGACCTCATTTATCCTCAAAATCTctcaatttcatgaaaatctcaACAAAAAACCTTAATTCGAATTGACCAGAAATGCTTACAAATTGTAACCTAATCGATGTGGATTTGATTATTTTGCCTGAAAATCGAACAAGTCGTTCGAGATTTGAAGGAGTACGAATCGATCTCGATGGATTTGATACCTAGAAATGACCGTTGTAGAAGGTGATTTAGGgtttccttttctttctctctttctcaagaaatgaaaagaagaaaatgaatcaAGTTTCGTGTATGAACCCCAAGAAATGAGGTAAATGCAGAACGACTCTTCGTATACATATACGTATATTATTAAGCGTATTTTTCATGGTGGGCCTGGGTTTCCTAACCGacttaattcctgcctaagtttgTGTCGGTTTAACCAACAGAACACACCGAAAGATTTTATACGCTC encodes the following:
- the LOC113313446 gene encoding BTB/POZ and MATH domain-containing protein 4-like: MRSESVINERNLQISPTSSRSVTETVNGSHKFVIQGYSLAKGMGIGKHIASENFTVGGYQWAIYFYPDGKNPEDNSSYVSVFIALASEGADVRALFELTLVDQSGKEKHKVHSHFDRSLESGPYTLKYRGSMWGYKRFFRRAMLETSDFLKDDCLKINCTVGVVVSKVDPSRLPSIVVPESDIGSHFGMLLDNKDGSDIVFDVSGEKFHAHKLVLAARSPALRAEFFDDLEENKQEIVVTELEPKVFKAMLHFIYRDTLVEDEELLASSSSCEFSVSDTLIAKILAAADKYGLIRLRLMCESYLCKDISIGSVARMLALADRYQAAELKAACLKFAAENLAAIMRSDGFEYLKENCPALQSEILKTVAGCEEECSSGGGKSRSVWAQLSDGGDTSGRRVRQRTT